One Bufo gargarizans isolate SCDJY-AF-19 chromosome 3, ASM1485885v1, whole genome shotgun sequence DNA segment encodes these proteins:
- the DDIAS gene encoding DNA damage-induced apoptosis suppressor protein isoform X2, producing the protein MNGRRRLLLGTVLSIQNSSFIYPACQNCCSRLILTSCRYECYKCGTSYKDATHQYKLCVKVSEENKLHVITIFGKCLEKIFGASADSCHLQISSQLSKDLEPDKAQELLFQAAERCLIGRNFIFAVKISETFGRSSSLSHSNLHQNMVACQIILLHEDSMSCTILSYFNLLVASVSSSNSVHTTADVSTDSTNLDLSDLGFSESLNQSWNPYDEYWQQSLGLVSSPLSSTLSEGSRTEQFPHRESLTSTNTTVCIQKKQSNTDIATTSSSTVSITTPRAKDSFSKFIHSYTRSPPSSSHFHSFSSKSKAVLGQESCLQNVCKSGSCPEPKLFSLRYTTPSPNRRNPSRQGRNLGRFPIL; encoded by the exons ATGAATGGACGGAGGAGGCTTCTTCTGGGCACGGTCCTCTCCATCCAGAACAGCAGCTTCATCTACCCAGCCTGTCAGAACTGCTGCTCCCGGCTGATCCTCACATCCTGCAG GTATGAGTGCTATAAATGTGGCACCAGCTATAAAGACGCCACGCATCAATATAAACTGTGTGTGAAGGTCTCGGAGGAGAACAAACTTCATGTCATCACCATCTTTGGAAAATGTTTGGAGAAAATATTCGGAGCCAGCGCTGATTCCTG CCATTTGCAGATTTCTTCACAACTTTCCAAGGATCTGGAACCCGACAAAGCTCAGGAGCTGTTATTCCAGGCGGCAGAACGCTGTCTTATTGGCAGAAACTTCATATTTGCTGTCAAG ATTTCAGAGACTTTCGGCAGAAGCAGCTCTCTTTCTCACTCGAATTTGCATCAGAACATGGTTGCATGTCAGATTATTCTCCTCCATGAAGACTCGATGAGCTGCACCATCCTAAGCTATTTCAATCTACTGGTGGCGTCTGTATCGAGCAGCAATTCCGTACACACTACAGCTGATGTCTCCACAGACTCCACAAACCTAGACCTGAGTGacctggggttttcagagagcCTTAATCAAAGCTGGAATCCTTATGACGAGTACTGGCAGCAGTCCCTTGGCTTGGTGTCCTCACCCTTAAGCAGCACATTATCTGAAGGTAGCCGTACAGAACAATTTCCTCATCGGGAATCTCTGACGTCTACAAACACTACAGTATGCATACAGAAAAAGCAAAGTAACACAGATATAGCCACCACCTCCTCCAGCACTGTGAGCATCACTACTCCAAGAGCTAAAGATTCCTTCTCGAAATTTATACACTCTTATACCCGCAGTCCTCCAAGCTCCTCACACTTCCATAGTTTCTCTTCCAAATCAAAAGCTGTTCTTGGACAAGAATCGTGTTTGCAGAACGTTTGCAAGTCAGGAAGTTGTCCTGAGCCAAAGCTGTTCAGCTTGCGCTATACAACACCCTCTCCAAACAGGAGAAATCCATCAAGGCAAGGAAGAAATTTGGGAAGATTTCCCATTCTCTGA
- the DDIAS gene encoding DNA damage-induced apoptosis suppressor protein isoform X1 — MTIPDEKQIQNCTVMKEASHFSFDKFSGNESNSSIFIHSCKVIRRDDTSLVNQTFPSAFDVLSRDSARLQDHQNPDCLKMLSNRTYINDSWDLCSFLEDLEKSAMSLEKGISSRRDNVVLGDEPKRSDVDMEKVTSEVKSTMAGDHYNASADLFEASNNPGDNGTSLLQHIGQNNGQGRLLFSIINSPCTDLLPYRPRDSRISVSSVSEIYETWNNLPTEDFAPYLQSTPLLRRLPGTSRLAVDAQCLRMTSNSRSSIVSIRTKSSSTIKHIFLKNTRQRKSAMFHGLSENWSPNLSPFLSSERSTVMIAKNRRTMLSHKLWKKEAILENEKDYETLRHGPTVKGTDCGTILGKDSIKHGGDVPDNVENLSPVNCSLQEGKDRLCSLQEQQLPSDWSPELFPGKSNRSQPHECLQRRLF, encoded by the coding sequence ATGACCATTCCAGATGAGAAGCAAATCCAGAATTGTACAGTCATGAAGGAAGCGTCACACTTCAGCTTTGACAAATTCTCAGGCAATGAATCCAATTCGAGTATCTTCATCCATTCCTGTAAAGTTATCAGGAGGGATGATACTAGTTTAGTAAATCAGACCTTCCCTTCTGCTTTTGATGTTCTTTCGAGAGACTCGGCCAGACTGCAGGATCACCAAAATCCAGATTGCTTGAAGATGCTTTCAAATAGAACATACATCAATGATAGCTGGGACCTGTGCAGTTTTCTAGAGgatctagaaaagtcagcaatgtCATTGGAAAAGGGAATTTCCAGCCGTAGGGACAATGTGGTTTTAGGTGATGAACCTAAACGTTCAGATGTGGACATGGAGAAGGTAACTAGTGAGGTAAAATCCACCATGGCTGGTGACCACTACAATGCTTCTGCAGATCTCTTTGAAGCTAGTAATAATCCAGGTGATAATGGGACCTCACTTTTGCAACACATTGGTCAGAACAATGGTCAAGGAAGACTCTTGTTTTCTATAATTAATTCTCCCTGTACAGATCTCCTTCCATATCGGCCTAGAGATTCCCGTATAAGCGTCAGCTCTGTGTCGGAGATTTATGAAACGTGGAATAATTTGCCCACAGAAGACTTTGCCCCTTATTTGCAGTCTACCCCATTACTAAGACGACTTCCAGGAACCAGCAGACTTGCTGTTGATGCTCAGTGCCTTAGAATGACATCCAATTCCAGGTCTTCCATAGTTTCCATAAGGACAAAATCGAGTAGCACCATTAAACATATCTTCCTCAAGAACACAAGGCAAAGAAAATCTGCAATGTTTCATGGACTTTCTGAGAACTGGTCCCCAAACTTGTCCCCATTTTTAAGTTCTGAGAGGTCAACAGTGATGATCGCAAAGAATAGGAGGACAATGTTGTCACACAAACTTTGGAAGAAAGAGGCCATTTTGGAAAATGAGAAGGATTATGAGACCCTAAGACATGGGCCTACAGTAAAGGGAACAGACTGTGGGACCATCTTGGGGAAAGACTCGATTAAACATGGTGGCGATGTACCAGATAATGTGGAGAATCTGTCTCCTGTAAACTGTTCTTTGCAGGAAGGCAAAGATCGACTTTGTTCTTTACAAGAACAACAACTTCCAAGTGATTGGTCTCCAGAACTGTTCCCAGGAAAGTCAAATAGGTCCCAGCCACATGAATGTCTCCAGAGGCGGTTATTTTAA